The following proteins come from a genomic window of Streptomyces liliiviolaceus:
- the tpiA gene encoding triose-phosphate isomerase — translation MTTRTPLMAGNWKMNLNHLEAIAHVQKLAFALADKDYDACEVAVLPPFTDLRSVQTLVDGDKLKIKYGAQDISAHDSGAYTGEISGSMLAKLKCTYVAIGHSERRQYHAETDEIVNAKVKAAYKHGLTPILCVGEELDVREAGNHVTHTLSQVEGGLKDLPAEQAESIVIAYEPVWAIGTGKVCGADDAQEVCAAIRGKLAELYSQEVADAVRIQYGGSVKSGNVAEIMAKPDIDGALVGGAALDADDFVKIVRFRDQ, via the coding sequence ATGACCACTCGCACGCCGCTGATGGCGGGCAACTGGAAGATGAACCTCAACCACCTTGAGGCCATCGCCCATGTCCAGAAGCTCGCCTTCGCCTTGGCCGACAAGGACTACGACGCCTGTGAGGTCGCGGTCCTGCCGCCCTTCACGGACCTGCGCTCGGTACAGACCCTGGTCGACGGCGACAAGCTCAAGATCAAGTACGGCGCCCAGGACATCTCGGCGCACGACTCCGGCGCCTACACCGGCGAGATCTCCGGCTCGATGCTGGCCAAGCTCAAGTGCACGTACGTGGCGATCGGCCACTCCGAGCGCCGCCAGTACCACGCCGAGACCGACGAGATCGTCAACGCCAAGGTGAAGGCCGCCTACAAGCACGGCCTCACCCCGATCCTGTGCGTCGGCGAGGAACTGGACGTCCGCGAGGCGGGCAACCACGTCACGCACACGCTCAGCCAGGTCGAGGGCGGTCTCAAGGACCTCCCCGCCGAGCAGGCCGAGTCGATCGTCATCGCGTACGAGCCCGTCTGGGCCATCGGCACCGGCAAGGTCTGCGGCGCCGACGACGCCCAGGAGGTCTGCGCGGCGATCCGCGGCAAGCTCGCCGAGCTGTACTCGCAGGAAGTGGCCGACGCCGTCCGGATCCAGTACGGCGGCTCGGTGAAGTCCGGCAACGTCGCGGAGATCATGGCGAAGCCCGACATCGACGGCGCGCTGGTCGGTGGCGCGGCGCTGGACGCCGACGACTTCGTCAAGATCGTCCGGTTCCGCGACCAGTAG
- the secG gene encoding preprotein translocase subunit SecG, which translates to MGFSIALIVFSLLLMLLVLMHKGKGGGLSDMFGGGMQSSVGGSSVAERNLDRITVVVGLLWFASIVVLGILMKVNN; encoded by the coding sequence ATGGGGTTCTCGATCGCCCTGATCGTCTTCAGCCTGTTGCTGATGCTGCTGGTGCTGATGCACAAGGGGAAGGGCGGCGGCCTGTCCGACATGTTCGGCGGCGGCATGCAGTCGTCCGTCGGCGGCTCCTCGGTCGCCGAGCGCAACCTCGACCGCATCACCGTCGTGGTCGGACTGCTGTGGTTCGCCTCCATCGTGGTGCTGGGCATCCTGATGAAGGTCAACAACTGA
- a CDS encoding RNA polymerase-binding protein RbpA, which translates to MASGNAIRGSRVGAGPMGEAERGESAPRLRISFWCSNGHETQPSFASDAQVPDTWDCPRCGFPAGQDRDNPPDPPRTEPYKTHLAYVRERRSDADGEAILAEALAKLRGEI; encoded by the coding sequence GTGGCAAGTGGCAACGCGATCCGAGGAAGCCGGGTCGGGGCGGGGCCGATGGGCGAGGCCGAGCGTGGCGAGTCCGCGCCCCGGCTGCGCATCTCCTTCTGGTGCTCCAACGGGCACGAGACGCAGCCCAGCTTCGCCAGCGACGCGCAGGTCCCCGACACCTGGGACTGCCCCCGCTGCGGCTTTCCCGCCGGACAGGACCGGGACAACCCGCCGGACCCGCCGCGCACCGAGCCGTACAAGACGCACCTCGCGTACGTACGGGAGCGGCGCAGCGACGCGGACGGCGAGGCGATCCTCGCCGAGGCGCTCGCCAAACTGCGGGGCGAGATCTAG
- the pgi gene encoding glucose-6-phosphate isomerase, which yields MNAESRTRLNQTPEWTALAEHREELAGAHLRELFERNPGRGAAYTLQVGDLHVDYSKHLVTDETLRLLRELAAATDVFGLRDAMFGGEKINTTEDRAVLHTALRAPRDTVVEVDGENVVPAVHTVLDKMSGFAERIRSGEWTGHTGRRIKNVVNIGIGGSDLGPAMAYEVLRSFTDRGLTVRFVSNVDGADLHEAVRDLDPAETLFIIASKTFTTIETITNATSARDWLLTELKAGQEAVAKHFVALSTNAEKVADFGIDTANMFEFWDWVGGRYSFDSAIGLSLMIAIGPDRFRELLDGFHLVDEHFRTAPAESNVPLLLGLLGVWYGNFFDAQSHAVLPYSHYLSKFTAYLQQLDMESNGKSVDRDGNPVEWQTGPVVWGTPGTNGQHAYYQLIHQGTKVIPADFIGFAEPVAELSDGLKAQHDLLMANFFAQTQALAFGKTPEEVRAEGVAEELVAHKTFAGNHPTTTVLARSLTPSVLGQLIALYEHKVFVQGAVWNIDSFDQWGVELGKVLAKRVEPALTEGADVAGLDGSTKALVSLYRSLRGR from the coding sequence ATGAACGCAGAAAGCCGTACGAGGCTCAACCAGACGCCCGAGTGGACCGCTCTGGCGGAGCACCGGGAGGAACTCGCCGGGGCGCACCTGCGCGAGCTGTTCGAGCGGAACCCGGGACGCGGCGCCGCGTACACGCTCCAGGTGGGCGATCTGCACGTCGACTACTCCAAGCACCTGGTCACCGACGAGACGCTGCGGCTGCTGCGTGAGCTGGCCGCGGCGACGGACGTCTTCGGCCTGCGGGACGCCATGTTCGGCGGCGAGAAGATCAACACGACCGAGGACCGGGCGGTCCTGCACACCGCGCTGCGCGCCCCGCGGGACACGGTCGTGGAGGTCGACGGCGAGAACGTCGTACCGGCCGTGCACACGGTCCTCGACAAGATGTCCGGCTTCGCCGAGCGCATCCGCTCGGGCGAGTGGACCGGGCACACCGGCAGGCGCATCAAGAACGTGGTCAACATCGGCATCGGCGGCTCCGACCTGGGCCCGGCGATGGCGTACGAGGTGCTGCGGTCCTTCACCGACCGGGGGCTGACGGTCCGGTTCGTGTCGAACGTCGACGGGGCCGACCTGCACGAGGCCGTGCGGGACCTGGACCCGGCCGAGACGCTGTTCATCATCGCGTCGAAGACCTTCACCACCATCGAGACGATCACCAACGCGACCTCGGCGCGCGACTGGCTGCTGACCGAGCTGAAGGCCGGTCAGGAAGCCGTCGCCAAGCACTTCGTGGCGCTGTCGACGAACGCGGAGAAGGTCGCCGACTTCGGTATCGACACGGCGAACATGTTCGAGTTCTGGGACTGGGTCGGCGGACGGTACTCGTTCGACTCCGCCATCGGCCTGTCCCTGATGATCGCGATCGGGCCGGACCGCTTCCGGGAACTGCTCGACGGCTTCCACCTCGTCGACGAGCACTTCCGCACGGCCCCCGCCGAGTCCAACGTGCCGCTGCTGCTCGGCCTGTTGGGTGTCTGGTACGGCAACTTCTTCGACGCGCAGTCGCATGCGGTGCTGCCGTACTCGCACTATCTGTCCAAGTTCACGGCCTACTTGCAGCAGCTGGACATGGAGTCCAACGGCAAGTCCGTGGACCGTGACGGGAATCCGGTGGAGTGGCAGACGGGGCCGGTGGTGTGGGGTACGCCGGGGACGAACGGGCAGCACGCGTACTACCAGTTGATCCACCAGGGTACGAAGGTCATCCCCGCGGACTTCATCGGCTTCGCCGAGCCGGTCGCCGAGCTGAGCGACGGGCTCAAGGCGCAGCACGATCTGCTGATGGCCAACTTCTTCGCGCAGACCCAGGCGTTGGCCTTCGGCAAGACGCCGGAGGAGGTGCGGGCGGAGGGGGTTGCCGAGGAGTTGGTGGCGCACAAGACGTTCGCGGGGAATCATCCGACGACTACGGTCCTCGCGCGTTCTTTGACGCCGTCGGTCCTCGGGCAGCTGATCGCGCTGTACGAGCACAAGGTGTTCGTGCAGGGGGCTGTCTGGAACATCGACTCCTTCGATCAGTGGGGGGTCGAGCTGGGGAAGGTGCTCGCGAAGCGGGTTGAGCCGGCGCTCACGGAGGGGGCGGATGTGGCTGGTCTGGACGGGTCCACGAAGGCGCTGGTGAGCCTGTACCGGTCGCTGCGCGGGCGTTAG
- a CDS encoding ABC transporter permease, which produces MRATLRWAHADLRSHRGEALFIVLATAGIVASLLLATALFGYATNPWQRVFTQSQGAHVWIHTGPSADAAGLAELDGVASVAGPYPTAAATLASRGTRASVELRGTVDRPATGRPLLTSGRWLDSGVPDGVVLESGLARALWAEPGDTLTVPGTDRTLTVLGIADSAEPRYSPGERPGLVWAPPAAVQRTDGRGGQVTGLRLTDPDDTDYAVQRAVTLLGAKAVTDVSNWQQARAEAQGGNRLLGQVLGLFGLAALLAAALAVHGAIGTRIRGHLRDIPVLKAIGFTPGQVVRIFLLQHVAFALLGAVLAAALIQALGSRTPGRLGDAVGVWQGLPGHTAALLGVPLAVVLFIAATTGLAAWRAGQVPPVPGLRAAAPHGGGLSALSRRALGLRLPSALVLGWHKAFTRRPRSLAAVARLALPLLLIVVAMSAWTTIDRFQHSPDRIGLAAALTVRADASLTDADVRALLAGNPQVAAVHPGVEVAALVPGQTGTIALRGLGTRADPYPFALAEGRAAHGPDEAVAGQGLLDLLDVRVGDWVRMTVGAQPQILHIVGRSIEPENGGRVISTSLDTLRENDPGLEAALYQLQLRPGADPHRVGAELTEAAHGDLSAHAVPNPADGLSPLRGVVVGIIAVLALIGLIELLTAIGGTVREGERDLLALKAIGLTPRQITAITVTATGCTALAAVVVGTALGVPLARWLIDAQGRSSGIGAGIAQGPSPALLALLATAAVLGAASLAALPASRAAHHRLADTLSAAA; this is translated from the coding sequence GTGCGGGCCACTCTGCGCTGGGCGCACGCCGATCTGCGCTCGCACCGCGGCGAGGCGCTGTTCATCGTGCTCGCCACCGCCGGGATCGTCGCCTCGCTGCTGCTGGCCACGGCACTGTTCGGGTACGCGACCAACCCCTGGCAGCGGGTCTTCACCCAGTCGCAGGGCGCGCACGTCTGGATCCACACCGGCCCCTCCGCCGACGCGGCCGGACTCGCCGAACTGGACGGGGTCGCGTCCGTCGCGGGCCCGTACCCCACCGCCGCCGCGACCCTCGCCTCGCGCGGCACCCGCGCCTCCGTCGAGCTGCGCGGCACCGTCGACCGGCCCGCGACCGGCCGTCCGCTGCTCACCTCGGGCCGCTGGCTCGACTCCGGCGTCCCGGACGGTGTGGTGCTGGAGAGCGGCCTCGCGCGGGCGCTGTGGGCCGAGCCCGGGGACACGCTCACCGTGCCGGGCACGGACCGGACGCTGACCGTGCTGGGCATCGCGGACAGCGCCGAACCCCGCTACAGCCCCGGTGAGCGGCCGGGCCTCGTCTGGGCGCCGCCCGCCGCCGTCCAGCGCACCGACGGCCGCGGCGGCCAGGTGACCGGGCTGCGGCTGACCGACCCCGACGACACGGACTACGCCGTCCAGCGTGCCGTCACCCTCCTCGGCGCCAAGGCCGTCACCGACGTCTCCAACTGGCAGCAGGCCCGGGCCGAGGCGCAGGGCGGCAACCGGCTGCTCGGCCAGGTCCTCGGTCTGTTCGGCCTCGCCGCCCTGCTGGCCGCCGCGCTGGCCGTGCACGGCGCGATCGGCACCCGCATCCGCGGTCATCTGCGGGACATCCCGGTCCTGAAGGCGATCGGTTTCACCCCGGGCCAGGTGGTCCGGATCTTCCTGCTCCAGCATGTGGCGTTCGCGCTCCTCGGGGCCGTGCTCGCCGCGGCCCTCATCCAGGCCCTGGGCAGCCGGACACCGGGGCGCCTCGGGGACGCGGTCGGGGTGTGGCAGGGCCTGCCGGGGCACACGGCCGCGCTCCTCGGCGTACCCCTGGCCGTGGTGCTGTTCATCGCCGCGACGACCGGACTCGCGGCCTGGCGCGCCGGGCAGGTGCCTCCGGTGCCGGGGCTGCGGGCCGCGGCACCGCACGGCGGCGGTCTTTCCGCTCTGTCGCGCCGGGCGCTCGGGCTGCGGCTGCCGTCGGCGCTGGTCCTGGGCTGGCACAAGGCGTTCACGCGCCGGCCGCGCTCGCTGGCCGCGGTGGCCCGCCTCGCGCTGCCGCTGCTGCTGATCGTCGTGGCGATGAGCGCCTGGACCACCATCGACCGCTTCCAGCACAGCCCGGACCGCATCGGCCTCGCGGCGGCGCTCACGGTACGGGCCGACGCCTCCCTGACCGACGCGGACGTACGGGCCCTGCTGGCCGGCAATCCGCAGGTCGCCGCGGTCCATCCGGGCGTCGAGGTGGCCGCGCTGGTCCCGGGCCAGACGGGCACGATCGCGTTGCGCGGGCTCGGCACCCGCGCGGACCCCTATCCGTTCGCGCTGGCCGAGGGGCGTGCCGCGCACGGCCCCGACGAGGCGGTGGCCGGTCAGGGGCTGCTCGACCTGCTGGACGTACGGGTCGGGGACTGGGTGCGGATGACGGTCGGCGCGCAGCCGCAGATCCTGCACATCGTGGGGCGCAGCATCGAACCGGAGAACGGCGGCCGGGTCATCTCCACCTCGCTCGACACCCTCCGGGAGAACGACCCGGGGCTCGAAGCGGCGCTCTACCAGCTCCAGTTGCGACCCGGCGCCGACCCGCACCGGGTGGGCGCCGAGCTGACCGAGGCCGCGCACGGCGACCTCAGCGCGCACGCCGTGCCCAACCCGGCCGACGGGCTCTCGCCGCTGCGCGGGGTCGTCGTGGGAATCATCGCCGTGCTGGCCCTGATCGGTCTCATCGAACTGCTCACCGCGATCGGCGGGACGGTCCGCGAGGGCGAGCGGGATCTGCTGGCGCTGAAGGCGATCGGGCTGACCCCGCGGCAGATCACCGCGATCACGGTGACGGCCACGGGGTGCACGGCGCTGGCCGCGGTCGTCGTCGGTACGGCGCTGGGGGTGCCGCTGGCGCGCTGGCTGATCGACGCGCAGGGGCGGTCGAGCGGGATCGGTGCGGGGATCGCGCAGGGGCCGTCGCCGGCGCTCCTCGCGCTCTTGGCCACGGCCGCGGTCCTGGGCGCCGCGTCCCTCGCCGCACTCCCCGCCTCCCGAGCGGCCCACCACCGCCTCGCGGACACGCTCAGCGCGGCGGCCTGA
- a CDS encoding ABC transporter ATP-binding protein: MSRATPRAASRHPVPSPRAEDTPLLRAEGLVKTHYGEGAPAHAVRGVDLSVRQGEFVAVTGPSGAGKSTLLHLLGGLQRPGSGSLWLDGECTDAYSEARWAVERRRRIGIVFQFFNLVSNLSVADNVELPALLAGLSPKQARAERELLLDELGLAGKERSMPGELSGGEQQRVALARALVNHPQLLLADEPAGSLDSKGTREVTRLLTRFHRRGQTIVLVTHDARLASAADRVISFFDGRIADDAALDTAPARGTGISGVLELRD, translated from the coding sequence ATGAGCCGCGCCACTCCCCGCGCCGCGTCCCGTCACCCCGTTCCGTCGCCGCGCGCCGAGGACACCCCGCTCCTGCGGGCCGAGGGCCTGGTCAAGACCCACTACGGCGAGGGCGCCCCCGCGCACGCCGTACGGGGCGTGGACCTCTCCGTGCGGCAGGGCGAGTTCGTGGCCGTCACGGGCCCCTCGGGCGCCGGGAAGTCGACACTGCTGCATCTGCTCGGCGGGCTCCAGCGGCCCGGCTCCGGCAGCCTCTGGCTGGACGGCGAGTGCACCGACGCCTACAGCGAGGCCCGCTGGGCGGTCGAGCGCAGGCGCCGGATCGGCATCGTCTTCCAGTTCTTCAACCTGGTCTCGAACCTGTCGGTCGCCGACAACGTCGAGCTGCCCGCCCTGCTCGCCGGCCTCTCCCCCAAGCAGGCGCGCGCCGAGCGCGAGCTGCTCCTCGACGAGCTGGGCCTCGCGGGCAAGGAGCGCAGCATGCCCGGCGAGCTGTCCGGCGGCGAGCAGCAGCGCGTCGCACTGGCCCGCGCCCTGGTCAATCATCCGCAGTTGCTGCTGGCCGACGAGCCCGCGGGCAGCCTCGACAGCAAGGGCACCCGCGAGGTGACCCGGCTGCTGACCCGGTTCCACCGGCGCGGCCAGACGATCGTGCTGGTCACGCACGACGCGCGGCTCGCGAGCGCCGCGGACCGGGTGATCAGCTTCTTCGACGGCCGGATCGCCGACGACGCGGCCCTCGACACCGCGCCCGCCCGCGGCACCGGGATATCCGGCGTGCTGGAACTGAGGGACTGA
- a CDS encoding PadR family transcriptional regulator has protein sequence MRLPLLALLARGPAHGYELKQDLEQLLGAAYPQPNVGQIYVTLGRLEKSGLIEGEEVEQSSRPNKKIYHLTDAGREALHVWYEETADEPRVRDEFFMKLALAPRTGLADQIVLINKQRREYLNTMRSLSKLAAAESRDNRISQLLIEGAMLHLQADLDWLERCQEELE, from the coding sequence GTGCGGCTGCCCCTCCTGGCCCTGCTGGCGCGCGGTCCGGCCCACGGGTACGAGCTCAAGCAGGACCTTGAGCAACTGCTGGGTGCCGCGTACCCTCAGCCGAACGTCGGCCAGATCTATGTGACCCTCGGCCGCCTTGAGAAGTCGGGACTGATCGAGGGCGAGGAAGTCGAGCAGTCGAGCCGGCCCAACAAGAAGATCTACCACCTCACCGACGCCGGACGTGAAGCACTGCACGTCTGGTACGAGGAGACGGCGGACGAGCCGCGCGTACGGGACGAGTTCTTCATGAAGCTCGCCCTGGCACCGCGGACCGGACTGGCCGACCAGATCGTCCTGATCAACAAACAACGGCGCGAGTACCTGAACACCATGCGCAGTCTGTCGAAGCTCGCCGCGGCCGAGAGCCGGGACAACCGCATCTCCCAGCTGCTCATCGAGGGCGCCATGCTGCATCTGCAGGCCGACCTCGACTGGCTGGAACGCTGCCAGGAGGAGCTGGAATGA
- a CDS encoding ABC transporter substrate-binding protein yields the protein MRWIHAAGRGLLVAVVVLTGYVASGVQADGARGGGRGPLTLATAGDLTGYLGPLLDGWNRAHPGERVTLVELPDSADETHAQMATDLRGDGRGRFDVLNIDVAWTSEFAAAGWISPLPAGRFPLDGFLPPVVDTATYDGRLYAVPYVTNAGLLLYRKDLLDKEGVAPPRTWAELEEQARSIAPKYGLDGYAGQFLPYEGLTVNAAEAVYSAGGTILGDEGERVTVNSAAAREGIGFLARGVRDGWIPRKALTYKEEESKQAFQDGRLLFLRNWPYAYVGASAKGSPVAGKVGAVPLPGPDGPGASVLGGSNLAVSAHARHPDSAARLIAYLTSEATQRQVLTKGALPPVRAALYGDPELIRRFPYLPTLRASVLAAAPRPKSPRYDQVSLAVQAVVHDAMTGHQTPEAAVRRLARELADISRRG from the coding sequence ATGCGGTGGATCCACGCCGCCGGTAGGGGGCTCCTGGTCGCGGTGGTGGTTCTGACCGGTTACGTCGCCTCGGGCGTCCAGGCCGACGGGGCGCGCGGCGGTGGCCGGGGCCCGCTCACGCTGGCCACCGCCGGCGATCTCACCGGCTATCTGGGACCGCTGCTGGACGGCTGGAACCGTGCGCATCCCGGCGAGCGGGTCACCCTCGTCGAACTCCCGGACTCCGCCGACGAGACCCACGCCCAGATGGCCACCGATCTGCGCGGCGACGGCCGCGGCCGCTTCGACGTCCTGAACATCGACGTCGCCTGGACCTCGGAGTTCGCCGCCGCGGGCTGGATCTCCCCGCTGCCCGCGGGCCGTTTCCCGCTCGACGGCTTCCTGCCGCCGGTCGTGGACACCGCGACCTACGACGGACGGCTGTACGCGGTCCCCTATGTCACCAACGCGGGGCTGCTCCTCTACCGCAAGGACCTCCTCGACAAGGAGGGCGTCGCTCCGCCGCGCACCTGGGCCGAGCTGGAGGAACAGGCGAGATCGATCGCTCCGAAGTACGGACTCGACGGGTACGCCGGCCAGTTCCTGCCCTACGAAGGGCTCACCGTGAACGCGGCCGAGGCGGTCTACTCGGCGGGCGGCACCATCCTCGGGGACGAGGGCGAACGCGTCACCGTCAACTCGGCGGCGGCACGCGAGGGCATCGGTTTCCTGGCCCGCGGCGTACGCGACGGCTGGATCCCGCGGAAGGCGCTGACGTACAAGGAGGAGGAGTCCAAGCAGGCCTTCCAGGACGGCCGTCTCCTCTTCCTGCGCAACTGGCCGTACGCCTATGTGGGTGCCTCCGCCAAGGGTTCGCCGGTCGCCGGGAAGGTCGGCGCGGTGCCGCTGCCCGGGCCCGACGGGCCGGGCGCGAGCGTGCTCGGCGGCTCCAACCTCGCGGTCAGCGCCCACGCCCGGCATCCCGACTCCGCCGCCCGGCTCATCGCCTACCTCACGAGCGAGGCGACCCAGCGTCAGGTGCTCACCAAGGGTGCGCTGCCGCCCGTGCGGGCCGCGCTGTACGGGGATCCGGAGCTGATCCGGCGGTTCCCCTATCTGCCGACGCTCCGCGCGAGCGTCCTGGCGGCGGCGCCGCGCCCGAAGAGTCCGCGCTACGACCAGGTCAGCCTGGCCGTGCAGGCCGTGGTGCACGACGCGATGACCGGACATCAGACGCCCGAGGCCGCGGTGCGGCGGCTGGCGCGCGAACTGGCGGACATCTCGCGACGCGGCTGA
- a CDS encoding glycoside hydrolase family 13 protein, whose product MHRWWRDAVIYQVYVRSFLDSTGDGIGDLAGVRAGLPYLKKLGVDGIWLSPFYPSPQQDHGYDVSDYCDVDPLFGDLGEFDLLMTDARRLGIKVLLDIVPNHCSSEHPWFRQALAGAPGGEARARFHFADGRGPDGAEPPNNWYAMFGGPAWSRVTEPDGTPGQWYLHMFTPEQPDLNWRNPEVGDHFDHVLRFWLDRGVDGFRVDVAAGLYKHPDLPDSPDPMADARTRDSVNPLAWNQPEVHGVWRHWRSVCEEYTVRDGRERLLVGEVSVPSAREHAHYVRHDELHQAFFFDLLSASWNADAFRKVISEAMQDIAGTGSTVTWVLNNHDQVRTVTRYGELGSDGSGLGAARARAAALLMLALPGAAYIYQGEELGLPEVVDLPDDVLTDPIYRRTGSRARVRDGCRVPLPWSGHASPFGFTTGTESAKPWLPQPAYFAEYATDRALADTRSFWHLYRDGLQLRAGMPQLGEGPLRWLDTPPGVLGFVRGDGLICAVNFGTSPTPAPVAGTPLLSSGPCAPGVLPGSTAAWWISDCTNP is encoded by the coding sequence ATGCACCGCTGGTGGCGCGACGCAGTGATCTACCAGGTCTACGTCCGCAGCTTCCTCGACAGCACCGGGGACGGCATCGGCGACCTCGCCGGGGTACGCGCCGGACTGCCGTACCTGAAGAAGCTCGGGGTCGACGGGATCTGGCTGAGCCCCTTCTACCCCTCGCCGCAGCAGGACCACGGCTACGACGTGTCCGACTACTGCGACGTCGACCCGCTCTTCGGCGACCTCGGCGAGTTCGACCTGCTGATGACGGACGCCCGGCGGCTCGGCATCAAGGTGCTCCTCGACATAGTCCCCAACCACTGCTCCAGCGAGCACCCCTGGTTCCGCCAGGCGCTCGCCGGGGCGCCCGGCGGCGAGGCCCGCGCCCGCTTCCACTTCGCCGACGGCCGCGGCCCCGACGGGGCGGAGCCGCCCAACAACTGGTACGCCATGTTCGGCGGCCCCGCCTGGAGCCGGGTCACCGAGCCGGACGGCACGCCCGGCCAGTGGTACCTGCACATGTTCACGCCCGAGCAGCCCGACCTGAACTGGCGCAACCCCGAGGTCGGCGACCACTTCGACCACGTCCTGCGCTTCTGGCTCGACCGGGGCGTGGACGGCTTCCGCGTCGACGTCGCCGCCGGCCTCTACAAGCACCCCGACCTGCCCGACTCGCCCGACCCCATGGCCGACGCCCGCACCCGGGACTCGGTCAACCCGCTCGCCTGGAACCAGCCCGAGGTGCACGGCGTCTGGCGGCACTGGCGGTCGGTGTGCGAGGAGTACACCGTCCGCGACGGCCGGGAGCGGCTGCTCGTCGGCGAGGTCTCCGTGCCCTCCGCCCGCGAACACGCCCACTACGTACGCCACGACGAACTGCACCAGGCCTTCTTCTTCGACCTGCTCAGCGCGTCCTGGAACGCCGACGCCTTCCGCAAGGTCATCTCGGAGGCCATGCAGGACATCGCGGGCACCGGCTCCACGGTCACCTGGGTCCTCAACAACCACGACCAGGTCCGCACGGTCACCCGCTACGGCGAACTCGGCTCCGACGGCAGCGGTCTGGGCGCCGCCCGCGCCCGCGCCGCCGCGCTGCTGATGCTGGCGCTGCCCGGCGCCGCGTACATCTACCAGGGGGAGGAGCTGGGGCTGCCCGAGGTCGTCGATCTGCCGGACGACGTACTCACCGACCCGATCTACCGCCGTACCGGCAGCCGGGCCCGGGTCCGCGACGGCTGCCGGGTGCCGCTGCCGTGGTCGGGGCACGCCTCGCCGTTCGGCTTCACCACCGGCACCGAGAGCGCCAAACCGTGGCTGCCGCAGCCCGCCTACTTCGCGGAGTACGCCACCGACCGCGCCCTCGCCGACACCCGCTCCTTCTGGCACCTCTACCGCGACGGACTCCAGCTGCGCGCCGGAATGCCCCAGTTGGGCGAAGGTCCGCTGCGCTGGCTTGACACCCCGCCCGGCGTCCTCGGCTTCGTCCGCGGCGACGGCCTGATCTGCGCCGTCAACTTCGGTACGTCACCGACGCCCGCGCCGGTCGCCGGCACCCCCCTGCTGTCCAGCGGTCCCTGCGCGCCCGGCGTCCTGCCCGGCTCGACGGCCGCCTGGTGGATCAGCGACTGCACCAACCCCTGA